In one window of Campylobacter coli DNA:
- a CDS encoding acyl-[ACP]--phospholipid O-acyltransferase: MQKNSFLQIHGLIPFLLVAFINAFVDLGHKIIIQNTIYKVYEGSTQLLLTAIVNALILLPFILMLSPSGFLADKYPKNLIMKLSAAFSVILTIIICISYYNGAFWTAFALTFIMGIQAALYSPSKYGFIKELVGKDLLAMGNGAVNAVSIVAILAGMSLFSLSFESLYDANYSSSEEVLKQVAPLGFLLILFSLIELYLAWRLPKLKDEIKELKFDSKRYLSGKLLMSNLKLIFENKIIWLCIVGISIFWAISQLYLVSFPVFSKNELFVENTFFVQVSLGFSGIGVVLGSLIAGRFSKNYIELGLIPFGALGVFLMALIMPYFTSLITYSFIFFIFGFCGALFIIPLNSLIQFHAKENELGKILAGNNFVQNIAMLTFLVLATLFANLEINVVYLFYFITLVAFLGAIYVVFKLPFSLVRMLLSIAFLGRYRLLVEGFKNIPEKGGALLLGNHISFIDWAIVQMAIPRKIYFVMERSIYSKWYIKIFLDKFGVIPVSSAASKASLELIAERIKQGDLVCLFPEGVLSRHGQLNEFKGGFEHVCSNLEEDDGVILPFYIRGLWGSTFSRSDEEFSARNRTLSKRNIAIAFGAPMSLHSKKEEVKAKVFELSFMAWKSQCEAMHTIARAFITSAKRNLSNIAIIDSIAGAISYRKLLSLSFILSTLIKENSKKINNNLERGSYAPKEECVGILLPASFASSLLNLSVLLAQKVVVNLNFTAGEKALQAAVKSAQISQIYTSKKFLEKLESKGVSLNFGEEVNLIYMEDVVEIFKKQKSKILAMMMTVSILPSFILKAIFAPSKNNLAIAAILFSSGSEGTPKGVMLNNRNILSNIAQISDVLCTRNNDVILSSLPPFHAFGLTVTTFLPLLESIKSITFADPTDALGVAKAVAKNNVTIMCGTSTFLGIYARNKKLDAIMFESLRVVVSGAEKLKNEVRSAFEMKFKKTIFEGYGATETTPVASVNLPNRFDADYWIVHRASKEGSVGMPLPGTAVRIVDPNTYETLKTNEDGLILIGGHQVMVGYLNNKEKTDEVIKEIDGIRWYNTGDKGHLDEDGFLYIVDRYSRFAKIGGEMISLGALEEEIAKFIDTNIVKFCAVALEDEKKGEQVALLVECDEEFFEGVCEAIKSSSMPAIFKPSRYLKVEKIPLLGSGKVDLKGAKELAKSLI; the protein is encoded by the coding sequence ATGCAAAAAAATTCTTTTTTACAAATCCACGGACTCATACCCTTTTTGCTTGTAGCTTTTATCAATGCTTTTGTGGATTTAGGACACAAGATTATTATTCAAAATACTATTTATAAAGTTTATGAAGGTAGCACACAGCTTCTTTTAACAGCCATTGTTAATGCTCTTATCCTTCTACCTTTTATTTTAATGCTTTCGCCATCGGGATTTTTAGCAGATAAATATCCAAAAAATCTTATCATGAAACTCTCAGCAGCCTTTAGCGTTATACTTACGATTATCATTTGTATAAGTTATTACAATGGGGCTTTTTGGACAGCTTTTGCCCTTACTTTTATCATGGGAATTCAAGCAGCACTTTATTCTCCTAGCAAATACGGCTTTATTAAAGAATTAGTTGGAAAAGATTTACTTGCGATGGGAAATGGTGCAGTTAATGCAGTAAGTATCGTAGCTATACTGGCTGGAATGAGTCTTTTTTCTTTAAGTTTTGAAAGCTTATATGATGCAAATTATAGCAGCTCAGAAGAGGTTTTAAAACAAGTCGCGCCTTTGGGATTTTTACTTATACTTTTTTCCCTTATAGAGCTTTACTTGGCATGGCGTTTACCTAAGCTTAAAGATGAGATAAAAGAATTAAAATTTGATTCTAAACGCTATTTGAGCGGAAAATTGCTGATGAGCAATTTAAAACTTATTTTTGAAAATAAAATAATTTGGCTTTGTATCGTTGGAATTTCGATATTTTGGGCGATATCACAATTATATCTTGTGAGTTTTCCCGTATTTAGCAAAAATGAACTTTTTGTTGAAAATACTTTTTTTGTACAAGTTTCTTTAGGATTTTCAGGGATTGGGGTAGTTTTAGGTTCCTTAATAGCAGGTAGATTTTCTAAAAATTATATCGAGCTTGGACTCATTCCTTTTGGAGCTTTAGGTGTATTTTTAATGGCTTTAATTATGCCCTATTTTACAAGCTTGATTACATATAGTTTTATCTTTTTCATCTTTGGTTTTTGTGGTGCATTATTTATCATACCTTTAAATTCTCTTATACAATTTCATGCAAAAGAAAATGAGCTGGGTAAAATTTTAGCAGGAAATAACTTCGTGCAAAATATCGCAATGCTCACTTTTCTTGTTTTAGCAACTTTATTTGCCAATTTAGAAATCAATGTGGTTTATTTATTTTACTTCATCACTCTTGTTGCTTTTTTGGGTGCGATTTATGTAGTCTTTAAACTCCCTTTTTCTTTAGTAAGAATGCTTTTAAGCATAGCATTTTTAGGGCGTTATCGTTTGCTTGTGGAAGGCTTTAAAAATATCCCTGAAAAAGGCGGCGCTTTGCTTTTGGGCAATCATATTTCTTTTATTGATTGGGCTATAGTGCAAATGGCAATCCCTAGAAAAATTTATTTTGTCATGGAGCGAAGTATTTATTCTAAATGGTATATTAAAATTTTTCTTGATAAATTTGGTGTCATTCCTGTTTCAAGTGCAGCAAGCAAGGCTAGTTTAGAGCTTATTGCAGAGCGTATTAAACAAGGGGATTTAGTTTGTCTTTTTCCTGAAGGCGTGCTTTCAAGACATGGACAACTCAATGAATTTAAAGGTGGATTTGAGCATGTTTGCTCAAATTTAGAAGAAGATGATGGAGTGATCTTGCCTTTTTATATACGCGGACTTTGGGGCAGTACTTTTTCAAGAAGCGATGAAGAATTTTCGGCCAGAAATCGCACCTTAAGCAAAAGAAATATCGCTATAGCTTTTGGTGCTCCTATGTCTTTACACTCTAAAAAAGAAGAAGTAAAGGCTAAAGTTTTTGAACTTTCTTTTATGGCTTGGAAATCTCAATGCGAAGCAATGCATACCATAGCAAGAGCTTTTATCACCAGCGCTAAAAGAAATCTTAGCAATATAGCTATAATCGATTCTATAGCAGGGGCGATCAGTTATAGAAAATTACTGAGTCTTAGTTTTATTTTAAGCACCCTTATAAAAGAAAATTCAAAAAAAATCAATAACAATCTTGAACGCGGATCTTATGCACCTAAAGAAGAATGTGTAGGAATTTTACTCCCTGCTTCTTTTGCTAGCTCTTTACTGAATTTAAGCGTCTTACTTGCACAAAAAGTTGTAGTAAATTTAAATTTTACTGCAGGAGAAAAAGCTTTGCAAGCAGCAGTAAAAAGCGCTCAAATTTCACAAATTTATACTTCTAAAAAATTCTTAGAAAAACTAGAAAGTAAAGGTGTCTCTCTTAATTTTGGCGAAGAGGTAAATCTTATCTATATGGAAGATGTGGTTGAAATCTTTAAAAAACAAAAAAGTAAAATTTTAGCAATGATGATGACAGTTAGTATTTTACCTAGCTTTATATTAAAAGCGATCTTTGCTCCTTCTAAGAATAATCTCGCCATAGCAGCCATTCTTTTTAGCAGTGGTAGCGAAGGCACTCCAAAAGGCGTAATGTTAAACAACCGCAATATTTTAAGTAATATCGCTCAAATTTCAGATGTGCTTTGCACAAGAAATAATGATGTGATACTTTCATCCTTGCCCCCTTTTCACGCTTTTGGGCTAACTGTGACTACATTTTTACCTTTACTTGAAAGCATTAAAAGTATCACTTTTGCTGATCCAACTGATGCTTTGGGTGTAGCAAAAGCTGTAGCCAAAAACAATGTTACGATAATGTGTGGAACCTCAACTTTCTTAGGAATTTATGCTAGAAATAAAAAGCTTGATGCCATTATGTTTGAAAGCCTAAGAGTGGTTGTTTCAGGAGCTGAAAAACTTAAAAATGAAGTCAGATCTGCTTTTGAAATGAAATTTAAAAAGACTATTTTTGAAGGTTATGGAGCGACTGAAACCACTCCTGTTGCAAGTGTGAATTTACCTAATCGCTTTGATGCAGATTATTGGATAGTTCACCGCGCAAGCAAAGAAGGAAGTGTGGGTATGCCTTTACCTGGAACTGCGGTTCGCATTGTCGATCCTAATACTTACGAAACTCTAAAAACAAACGAAGATGGACTGATACTTATAGGCGGACACCAAGTCATGGTAGGATATCTTAACAACAAAGAAAAAACCGATGAAGTCATCAAAGAAATCGATGGTATAAGATGGTATAACACTGGTGATAAAGGACATTTAGATGAAGATGGATTTTTATATATCGTAGATCGTTATTCACGTTTTGCAAAAATTGGTGGAGAGATGATATCTTTGGGTGCCTTAGAAGAAGAAATTGCTAAATTTATCGATACAAATATAGTGAAATTTTGCGCTGTGGCCCTAGAAGATGAGAAAAAAGGCGAACAAGTTGCCCTACTTGTAGAATGCGATGAAGAATTCTTTGAAGGTGTTTGCGAAGCCATAAAAAGCTCAAGTATGCCTGCTATTTTCAAGCCAAGTCGCTACTTAAAAGTAGAAAAAATTCCACTTTTAGGCTCTGGGAAAGTGGATTTAAAAGGCGCTAAGGAATTAGCAAAAAGCTTGATTTAA
- a CDS encoding AEC family transporter has protein sequence MFIFTPLFTIFILLAGGYFAKRVGILKQKQARTFLDFAIVFALPCLIFDKAYHLNFDFSLVVLIFIGFFSCALAAFVVVFLGFIFNFSKATLVSMFLLSCFGNTIFVGMPIIEGIFANAQFGAEVILYDALATTLPISLIGPFILSLGSGEKVSLMANIKKILSFPPFLALLLGFLCKLISLPEFIFSPIRLFGGAATPVALFAIGLGLGFMAIKTAYKPTILVILAKMVLAPLIFVLLLKLFGFQMQASIIVAIIESATPTMTLAGAMVMKAKLDSNLAVSSVAFGVLFAFISMPILVWVLV, from the coding sequence ATGTTTATTTTTACTCCTTTGTTTACGATTTTTATCTTGCTTGCTGGTGGATATTTTGCTAAAAGAGTGGGCATCTTAAAACAAAAGCAAGCAAGAACCTTTTTGGATTTTGCTATCGTTTTTGCTTTACCTTGTTTAATTTTCGATAAAGCTTATCATTTAAATTTTGACTTTTCTTTGGTTGTTTTGATATTTATAGGATTTTTTAGTTGTGCTCTTGCTGCTTTTGTAGTTGTATTTTTAGGTTTTATTTTTAATTTTTCAAAAGCAACTTTAGTGAGTATGTTTTTACTTTCTTGCTTTGGGAATACTATTTTTGTGGGCATGCCTATCATTGAAGGCATTTTTGCTAATGCGCAATTTGGCGCAGAAGTAATACTTTATGATGCTTTAGCTACTACTTTGCCTATTTCTCTTATAGGGCCTTTTATCCTTTCTTTGGGAAGTGGAGAAAAAGTAAGCCTGATGGCAAATATTAAAAAAATTCTTTCTTTTCCACCTTTTTTGGCTTTGCTTTTGGGTTTTTTGTGTAAATTAATATCCTTACCTGAATTTATTTTCTCTCCCATTCGTTTATTTGGCGGTGCGGCCACTCCAGTAGCACTTTTTGCTATAGGTTTGGGACTTGGTTTTATGGCGATTAAAACCGCCTATAAGCCTACCATTCTTGTGATTTTAGCTAAAATGGTTTTAGCACCTTTGATTTTTGTGCTTTTATTAAAGCTTTTTGGTTTTCAAATGCAAGCTTCAATTATAGTTGCCATCATAGAAAGCGCCACGCCTACCATGACTTTAGCAGGGGCTATGGTAATGAAGGCTAAATTAGATAGCAATCTAGCTGTAAGTTCTGTGGCTTTTGGAGTGCTTTTTGCTTTTATTTCTATGCCGATTTTAGTTTGGGTTTTGGTGTAA
- the purU gene encoding formyltetrahydrofolate deformylase: MISVLKICTKDQKGLIYRISDVIFKYHINIVKNDEFVGEEMFFFRAILEGEFDKKAFVGTLEAMLGEEAYIELCEKRKKDIIVFATKESHCLGDLLIKHYSNELEANIKAVISNHDTLKNLVEKFEIPYHHISAENLERKEQEKQVLECLKEYQFDYLVLAKYMRILSPDFVKHFEGKIVNIHHSFLPAFIGANPYKQAFERGVKIIGATAHFVNNNLDEGPIITQAVLPVSHEYTWQDMQQAGRNVEKNVLSKALDLVFDDRIFIHKNKTIVF; the protein is encoded by the coding sequence ATGATTTCTGTATTAAAAATTTGCACCAAGGATCAAAAAGGATTGATTTATCGCATTTCTGATGTGATTTTTAAATATCATATTAATATAGTAAAAAATGATGAATTTGTAGGCGAAGAAATGTTTTTCTTTCGTGCTATTTTAGAGGGTGAGTTTGATAAAAAAGCCTTTGTTGGAACACTTGAGGCGATGTTGGGTGAAGAAGCTTATATAGAGCTTTGTGAAAAAAGAAAGAAAGATATTATTGTTTTTGCTACCAAAGAAAGCCATTGTTTGGGAGATTTATTGATTAAGCATTATAGTAATGAGCTTGAGGCCAATATCAAAGCCGTGATTTCTAATCACGACACTCTTAAAAACTTAGTGGAGAAATTTGAAATCCCTTATCATCACATCAGTGCAGAAAATTTAGAACGCAAAGAACAAGAAAAACAAGTTTTAGAATGCTTGAAAGAATATCAATTTGATTATTTGGTTTTGGCAAAATATATGAGAATTTTATCCCCTGATTTTGTCAAACATTTTGAAGGAAAGATAGTAAATATTCATCATTCTTTCTTGCCCGCATTTATAGGAGCAAATCCTTACAAGCAAGCTTTTGAACGAGGGGTGAAGATTATTGGAGCTACGGCACATTTTGTTAATAATAATCTTGATGAAGGTCCAATCATCACTCAAGCAGTTTTGCCTGTAAGTCATGAGTATACTTGGCAAGATATGCAGCAAGCCGGACGCAATGTAGAAAAAAATGTGCTTTCAAAGGCACTTGATTTGGTTTTTGATGATAGAATTTTTATACACAAAAATAAAACCATAGTATTTTGA
- a CDS encoding CCA tRNA nucleotidyltransferase — protein MQTSKISLKNNADLKFVIDFLSPYTQRAYLVGGSVRDLFLGLEIYDYDIELYDVSPSDFEKMMKKLGAQGFGKSFFVYKFKNYDFALARTENKTGYGHTGFEVQICNDEKLGAKRRDFTINSMMINLFNNEFLDFYGGLKDLEQGILRHIDLTSFQEDSLRILRAVAFASRFDFKIADESLKLMQSMNIKDLSRDRINAELYKFFKSSKLEVGYKYLQELKIEKEIFGFDSAFKSMEFQALLKQSRKVIKDDALFLYLYLNFFNLNKEEFFKKSKIKKEYFKKANQAFYLDKMSDFDLASIALDMPLKEWLGLWDEERIKRAKKFKLYENKFKTSILAKDFIEAGIYGKMLGLKLKEARENELYEYIKRLN, from the coding sequence TTGCAAACATCGAAGATAAGCTTAAAAAATAATGCAGATTTAAAATTTGTCATTGATTTTTTAAGCCCTTATACCCAAAGAGCTTATTTGGTTGGTGGGAGTGTAAGGGATTTATTTTTAGGTTTGGAAATTTATGATTATGATATAGAGCTTTATGATGTAAGTCCTAGTGATTTTGAAAAAATGATGAAAAAACTAGGCGCACAAGGCTTTGGAAAAAGTTTTTTTGTATACAAATTTAAAAATTATGATTTTGCTCTTGCTAGAACTGAAAACAAAACAGGTTATGGACATACGGGTTTTGAGGTGCAAATTTGCAATGATGAAAAATTAGGTGCCAAAAGACGCGATTTTACCATAAATTCTATGATGATCAATCTTTTTAATAATGAATTTTTAGACTTTTATGGAGGGTTAAAAGATCTAGAACAGGGTATTTTAAGGCATATTGATCTAACGAGTTTTCAAGAAGATAGTTTAAGAATTTTAAGAGCAGTGGCTTTTGCTTCAAGATTTGATTTTAAAATAGCAGATGAAAGCTTAAAATTAATGCAAAGCATGAACATAAAAGATCTTAGCAGAGATAGGATCAATGCTGAGCTTTATAAATTTTTTAAAAGCTCCAAACTTGAAGTGGGCTATAAATACTTACAAGAGCTTAAGATAGAAAAAGAAATTTTTGGCTTTGATAGTGCTTTTAAAAGCATGGAATTTCAAGCTCTGCTTAAACAAAGTAGGAAGGTGATTAAAGATGACGCTTTGTTTTTGTATTTGTATTTAAATTTTTTTAATTTAAATAAAGAAGAATTTTTTAAAAAAAGTAAAATAAAAAAAGAGTATTTCAAAAAGGCAAATCAAGCCTTTTATCTTGATAAAATGAGCGATTTTGATTTGGCAAGCATTGCTTTGGATATGCCTTTAAAGGAATGGCTTGGGCTTTGGGATGAAGAGCGCATAAAGCGGGCTAAAAAATTCAAACTCTATGAGAATAAATTTAAAACAAGTATTTTAGCAAAAGATTTTATCGAAGCTGGAATTTATGGTAAAATGTTAGGTTTAAAGCTCAAAGAAGCAAGAGAAAATGAATTGTATGAATATATTAAAAGGTTAAATTAA
- a CDS encoding 2-oxoglutarate:acceptor oxidoreductase yields the protein MNLEDLAKKTISEVSSIMEEQRRQSEILKEQEELRKTQIQEDMPTVELKEEPIVEQKLEDKISMAKFEEEQKIQEEIKNLDELNQEDKEPVKEEAVLQSEILNPSVIAEVQTLNEDIFLKHLRERILVLFEGLNSTKEENLEHRLQLTINFLEFLLANIEDKLKK from the coding sequence ATGAATTTAGAAGATTTAGCAAAGAAAACTATCAGTGAAGTTAGCTCTATCATGGAAGAACAAAGAAGGCAAAGTGAAATTCTAAAAGAACAAGAAGAGCTTAGAAAGACTCAAATTCAAGAGGATATGCCTACGGTTGAGCTTAAGGAAGAGCCTATTGTGGAGCAAAAATTAGAAGATAAAATTTCTATGGCAAAATTTGAAGAAGAGCAAAAAATTCAAGAAGAGATTAAAAATTTAGATGAGTTAAATCAAGAAGATAAAGAGCCTGTTAAAGAAGAAGCTGTTTTGCAAAGTGAAATTTTAAACCCTAGTGTTATAGCAGAAGTGCAAACTCTTAATGAAGATATATTTTTAAAACACCTAAGAGAAAGAATTTTAGTTCTTTTTGAAGGTTTAAATAGCACTAAAGAGGAGAATTTAGAACATAGACTTCAATTAACTATTAATTTTTTAGAGTTTTTACTTGCAAACATCGAAGATAAGCTTAAAAAATAA
- a CDS encoding tetratricopeptide repeat protein, with the protein MMKNTVTEASIYEAQGLKDEALEIYKNILKEDPNNQNAIDAVRRLSGFRSKHQDLNTQMLDFFINMKSDEEINEFKRWLIKI; encoded by the coding sequence ATAATGAAAAACACAGTTACAGAAGCTTCTATTTATGAAGCCCAAGGGCTTAAAGATGAAGCTTTAGAGATTTATAAAAATATTTTAAAAGAAGATCCTAATAATCAAAATGCAATCGATGCGGTGCGTCGTCTTAGCGGGTTTCGTTCTAAGCATCAGGATTTAAACACTCAAATGCTTGATTTTTTTATAAATATGAAAAGCGATGAAGAGATCAATGAATTTAAAAGGTGGTTGATAAAAATATGA
- a CDS encoding LysE family translocator: protein MDYTLFILTFVSVSLLPGLCMSLAFSLGLSLGYKNTLWMIFGELVGLALVVLCCALGIEFVLRYENLFKFFQIAGALYLLYIAFVLFRSKSQITQEKIINKKKISLIIQGFIASSSNPKAWIFMFSILPSFLKFHVSVNVLLLIILLIEFCSLSLYALGGSIFKIFMNKHLDKINKISALFIFVMALSILYKV, encoded by the coding sequence ATGGACTATACTTTATTTATCTTAACTTTTGTTTCCGTTTCTTTACTTCCAGGATTGTGTATGAGTCTAGCTTTTTCCTTGGGGCTTTCTTTAGGATATAAAAATACTTTATGGATGATATTTGGCGAGCTTGTGGGATTGGCATTGGTGGTTTTATGTTGTGCTTTGGGGATAGAGTTTGTTTTGCGGTATGAAAATTTATTTAAATTCTTTCAAATAGCGGGTGCTTTGTATCTTTTATATATCGCTTTTGTATTATTTAGATCAAAAAGTCAAATTACTCAAGAAAAAATCATCAATAAGAAAAAAATTTCTCTCATCATTCAAGGTTTTATAGCTTCTTCTTCTAATCCAAAAGCATGGATTTTTATGTTTTCTATCTTGCCTTCTTTTTTAAAATTTCATGTGAGTGTAAATGTTTTGCTTTTGATTATTTTATTGATAGAATTTTGTTCTTTAAGTCTTTATGCTTTAGGTGGAAGTATATTTAAGATCTTTATGAATAAGCATTTGGATAAAATCAATAAAATCAGCGCTTTGTTTATCTTTGTGATGGCTCTTAGTATATTATATAAAGTTTAA
- a CDS encoding AzlD domain-containing protein, producing MLDKNILYAILAASLATYLTRVLAFILFKNKKENHHLLFVQHNMPLVIIIILFFYTFYEVDFYSYPYGIDFIISCILVFLIHILFKNALLSIILGTIFYMFVLRLF from the coding sequence ATGTTAGATAAAAATATCTTGTATGCAATTTTAGCAGCTTCTTTGGCGACTTATTTAACTCGTGTTTTAGCTTTTATTTTGTTTAAAAACAAAAAAGAAAATCATCATTTGCTTTTTGTGCAACATAATATGCCTTTGGTTATTATCATCATTTTATTTTTTTATACCTTTTATGAGGTGGATTTTTATTCTTATCCTTATGGGATTGATTTTATTATTTCTTGTATTTTGGTATTTTTGATACATATACTTTTTAAAAATGCACTTCTTAGTATTATTTTAGGAACCATTTTTTATATGTTTGTTTTAAGATTGTTTTAA
- a CDS encoding AzlC family ABC transporter permease — protein MKQRELFILTIPVLMGYIPLGAAFGILAASKDFSLLEILLSSIFIYAGAGQFLLVALVAQNVSFLMIFFTLFLLNFRHFFYTLSLLKELKSINFLRHYIIFALTDESFALLSSIKEKIKNLSRTQRSLVMFEVCLLNQIYWVIGSVLGYYFKQGLNIDYSGVEFSLNALFVVLAYELYKQNPNLKILLYSSFVALFALFCIDKPYMLAFCIFIALAILIFGKKYVR, from the coding sequence ATGAAGCAAAGAGAACTCTTTATTCTTACTATCCCTGTTTTAATGGGTTATATCCCTTTAGGAGCTGCTTTTGGAATTTTAGCTGCTAGCAAAGATTTTTCTTTGCTTGAAATTTTGCTTAGTTCAATTTTTATTTATGCAGGTGCTGGGCAATTTCTTTTAGTAGCTTTAGTGGCGCAAAATGTATCTTTTTTGATGATTTTTTTTACTTTATTTTTATTGAATTTTCGCCATTTTTTCTACACTTTATCGCTTTTAAAAGAGTTAAAATCCATTAATTTTCTAAGACACTATATTATCTTTGCTTTAACAGATGAAAGTTTTGCTCTTTTAAGCTCTATTAAAGAGAAAATCAAAAATCTTAGCCGTACGCAAAGATCGCTTGTTATGTTTGAAGTTTGTTTATTAAATCAAATTTATTGGGTAATAGGTTCTGTTTTGGGTTATTATTTTAAGCAAGGACTAAATATCGATTATTCGGGGGTAGAATTCAGTTTAAATGCTCTTTTTGTTGTATTAGCTTATGAGCTTTATAAGCAAAATCCTAATTTAAAAATTTTACTTTATTCTTCTTTTGTAGCACTCTTTGCTTTATTTTGTATAGATAAGCCTTATATGCTAGCTTTTTGTATTTTTATCGCTTTGGCTATTTTGATTTTTGGAAAAAAATATGTTAGATAA
- a CDS encoding chaperone NapD translates to MNLSSVLIVAKVQHIEELKKEILRIPSCSIELCENEKIIVVIESENLEKELQSYKMLEKLPHIISINMVFSYQDLDKDIQKAISSGAIQTIEKNENAENIRYYGSIYNQIS, encoded by the coding sequence ATGAATCTTTCTAGTGTTTTGATTGTAGCAAAAGTACAACATATAGAAGAATTAAAAAAAGAAATTTTAAGAATTCCATCATGCTCAATAGAACTTTGTGAAAATGAAAAAATCATCGTTGTAATAGAAAGTGAAAATTTAGAAAAAGAACTCCAGTCTTATAAAATGCTTGAAAAATTACCTCATATTATCAGTATAAATATGGTTTTTTCTTATCAAGATTTGGATAAAGATATCCAAAAAGCTATCAGTAGTGGAGCTATACAAACCATAGAAAAAAATGAAAATGCTGAAAATATTCGTTATTATGGCAGCATTTATAATCAAATTTCTTGA
- a CDS encoding WD40 repeat domain-containing protein, producing MKKILFILSFLYILSPAYELKLNSNITALKLDQQELYIGTDKGEIYEYNLKDKSLKELLSLPKIKNYYEGDFARIYSIDVYKNSLLVLSEGDFGGKNLSLYDKNLQIQILQESSVKEAFFIDENTYLLILLGSKIELVNKDLKRINQFKFSHSSLNDAALNEEKTKLVAGFESGEVELFDLKKWKILKNYDKMHKDNIYQVDLKNDTILSCGTDRRIGLVKNEEQSFLQKDFLIYTCALSPSGKLAAYSDNEAGFNEVFDTNTLKTIKIFKDENLMSEIIIFINERELIVSGFGDKIVFRSLDESF from the coding sequence ATGAAAAAAATTCTTTTCATTTTAAGTTTTTTATATATTTTATCTCCTGCTTATGAGCTAAAGCTTAATTCAAATATTACAGCTTTAAAGCTTGATCAGCAGGAGCTATATATAGGCACCGATAAAGGCGAGATTTACGAGTATAATTTAAAAGATAAAAGTTTAAAAGAGCTTTTATCTTTGCCTAAAATTAAGAATTATTATGAAGGCGATTTTGCTAGAATTTATAGCATCGATGTTTATAAGAATTCTCTTTTGGTACTTAGTGAAGGAGATTTTGGAGGAAAGAATTTAAGTCTTTATGATAAAAATCTTCAAATTCAAATACTTCAAGAAAGTAGTGTTAAGGAAGCTTTTTTTATAGATGAAAACACCTATCTTTTGATTTTATTGGGCTCTAAAATAGAATTGGTAAATAAAGATTTAAAGCGTATAAATCAGTTTAAATTCTCTCATTCTAGCTTAAATGATGCGGCTTTAAATGAAGAAAAAACTAAGCTTGTGGCAGGATTTGAAAGTGGAGAAGTAGAGCTTTTTGATTTAAAAAAATGGAAAATATTAAAAAACTATGATAAAATGCACAAAGATAATATCTATCAAGTTGATTTGAAAAATGACACTATTTTAAGTTGTGGTACAGATAGGCGTATAGGCTTGGTAAAAAATGAAGAACAATCTTTTTTACAAAAGGATTTTTTAATTTATACTTGTGCTTTAAGCCCTAGTGGGAAATTGGCTGCATATAGTGATAATGAAGCGGGTTTTAATGAGGTTTTTGATACAAATACCTTAAAAACCATTAAAATTTTCAAGGATGAAAATTTAATGAGTGAAATCATCATTTTTATCAACGAAAGAGAATTGATTGTCTCAGGTTTTGGAGATAAAATTGTATTTAGGAGTTTAGATGAATCTTTCTAG
- a CDS encoding nitrate reductase cytochrome c-type subunit, with product MMKKKIVLLASVATMFLAACALNSGVSSEQIGLRKASLENENKVDLVDASFTTLQPGESILFERSFENAPPLISHTIEDMLPITKDNNTCLTCHDKAIASDVGATPLPASHYYDFRTNKTTGDAISDSRFNCTQCHVPQSDAKPLVGNSFKAEFKNEGLKNRSNLIDVINEGVE from the coding sequence ATGATGAAAAAGAAAATAGTTTTATTAGCAAGTGTTGCTACAATGTTTTTAGCCGCTTGTGCGTTAAATAGTGGGGTGAGTTCAGAGCAAATTGGACTTAGAAAAGCAAGCTTAGAAAATGAAAATAAGGTAGATTTGGTCGATGCTAGTTTTACTACCTTGCAACCAGGTGAATCTATCCTTTTTGAGCGTTCTTTTGAAAATGCACCACCGCTTATTTCACATACTATCGAGGATATGTTGCCTATTACCAAAGATAATAACACCTGCCTTACTTGTCATGATAAAGCAATTGCAAGCGATGTTGGCGCAACTCCTCTTCCTGCGAGCCATTATTATGATTTTAGAACCAATAAAACTACGGGGGATGCAATCAGTGATTCACGTTTTAATTGTACCCAATGCCATGTTCCACAAAGTGATGCAAAACCTTTGGTTGGAAATAGTTTTAAAGCTGAATTTAAAAATGAAGGCTTAAAAAATCGTTCTAATTTAATCGATGTAATTAATGAGGGTGTTGAGTAA